From Watersipora subatra chromosome 8, tzWatSuba1.1, whole genome shotgun sequence, a single genomic window includes:
- the LOC137402319 gene encoding uncharacterized protein, with protein MDMHFIAESARAMVFRRVMNMSESSPHVFNQGFHKVPFVFQVQADRHLPSSYAGQCGRDTYSLSAKMDRFGVIFDDKSSLVIKVSNPPPLIMALHRHSVIAENSHTDCCLCCISGPVIVTAKFNKSGLPIGSDETLKVSLSVINMKRKAITPKVTMKGSRFKMRYPIFLGEDKTAYPKHQFRGLSSKPGDDPDAPPMDHGSAKYAPSQPGQPDAKKY; from the exons ATGGACATGCATTTCATAGCTGAATCCGCAAGAGCCATGGTTTTCAGAAGAGTCATGAACATGTCAG AGTCGTCTCCTCATGTGTTCAATCAAGGATTTCATAAGGTCCCATTCGTCTTTCAAGTGCAGGCTGACAG GCACCTGCCTTCTAGCTACGCTGGGCAATGTGGTCGTGACACCTACTCGCTGAGTGCCAAAATGGACCGGTTTGGAGTCATCTTTGATGACAAATCCTCTCTCGTTATTAAAGTTTCAAACCCACCCCCACTGATCATGGCCCTACATAGG CACTCCGTCATTGCGGAAAATTCACATACTGATTGCTGCCTCTGTTGTATTTCTGGTCCTGTCATAGTGACAGCCAAATTCAACAAGTCTGGACTTCCGATCGGATCAG ATGAAACTCTCAAAGTTAGCTTATCTGTGATCAACATGAAAAGGAAGGCGATTACTCCCAAG GTGACGATGAAAGGCTCAAGATTTAAGATGCGGTATCCGATTTTCCTTGGAGAGGATAAAACTGCATATCCTAAACACCAGTTCCGTGGTTTGTCTTCAAAGCCCGGAGATGATCCCGATGCACCCCCGATGGATCATGGCAGCGCTAAGTATGCCCCATCTCAGCCAGGACAACCTGATGCCAAGAAGTATTAA